A region from the Cannabis sativa cultivar Pink pepper isolate KNU-18-1 chromosome 9, ASM2916894v1, whole genome shotgun sequence genome encodes:
- the LOC115724160 gene encoding DELLA protein RGL1: protein MDFNFELHDSMFFPEDFSFGGIQDNFCSTDNKIVEKVQLYGAEDQWGYDYDPVGIHSFSPDYGYYPDEYFEQGLILSKSQVPEQQQLQQQQQQQQQQQQQQSFSVYDMFDEIPQYESVLKSFEKCIEEVSDDIPTVISVVGGKRDKKEYPFSFAAFELLNNHEKGFKRLNGERIIEPSNDNNINQVADVAAADHRILSTEEILRFAGERFIQSYSKQQAVSHPFNWSFSGLNFEQTKDVELVGLLLASAEKIGCQQYDSACRLLHFCDDLASNSGNPVQRAAYYFCEALREKIDKESGRNTSKGLGRILESFDLDKAMMVPDEPKLAFHQGLPLSQVEKFAGIQAIIEKVSESKKVHVIDFRIANGVQWIALMQALATRHEYFPIESFKITVIATSSKHVMEETGKWLTNFANTLKIPFSFNIIMVSNMFELKEDSFELDNDETIAVYSSFALRGMIAQPAELESLMRVIKSLNPCVMVITEVEANHNSPAFVNRFIEALFFYGTLFDCLESFMKRNEPNRTEVEATYCFKAIRNIVATEGKERNIRNVKIDVWRAFFARFGMEELELSPSSIYQANLIVNRFPSGTYCTLGMNGKCLMMGWKVLLLSLETCLEKSQLWFQMLNPRRRRRRRNNVPFP, encoded by the exons ATGGATTTCAATTTTGAATTGCATGATTCTATGTTCTTCCCTGAGGATTTTAGTTTTGGGGGCATTCAAGATAACTTTTGTTCCACTGataataaaattgtggaaaaagTTCAGCTTTATGGAGCTGAAGATCAATGGGGTTATGATTATGACCCAGTTGGGATTCATTCATTTTCTCCAGATTATGGTTATTACCCAGATGAGTACTTTGAACAAGGATTAATTTTATCCAAGTCTCAGGTACCAGAACAGCAGCAgcttcaacaacaacaacaacaacaacaacaacaacaacaacaacaatcatTTTCTGTCTATGACATGTTTGATGAAATTCCTCAATATGAATCTGTCTTAAAATCCTTTGAAAAATGCATAGAGGAGGTTAGTGATGATATCCCAACTGTGATCTCAGTTGTTGGAGGCAAGAGGGATAAGAAGGAGTATCCTTTCTCTTTTGCAGCTTTTGAGCTCTTAAACAATCATGAAAAGGGGTTTAAACGATTGAATGGGGAAAGAATCATTGAGCCAagtaatgataataatattaatcaaGTGGCTGATGTTGCTGCTGCAGATCACAGAATATTATCAACTGAAGAGATTTTGAGGTTTGCTGGTGAAAGATTCATTCAGTCCTATTCCAAGCAACAGGCGGTAAGCCATCCTTTCAATTGGTCTTTCTCTGGCCTTAACTTTGAACAGACCAAGGATGTTGAGCTAGTTGGGTTGCTTCTAGCTTCTGCTGAGAAAATTGGGTGTCAACAATATGATAGTGCCTGCAGATTACTCCATTTTTGTGATGATTTGGCTTCGAATTCGGGTAATCCAGTTCAAAGGGCTGCATACTATTTCTGTGAAGCTCTTAGAGAGAAGATTGATAAAGAAAGTGGAAGAAATACATCAAAGGGTTTGGGGAGAATCCTTGAATCTTTTGATCTAGACAAGGCAATGATGGTACCAGATGAGCCTAAGCTTGCATTTCACCAAGGACTTCCTCTTTCTCAAGTGGAAAAGTTTGCAGGAATCCAAGCCATCATAGAGAAAGTTTCTGAATCAAAGAAAGTTCATGTGATTGATTTTCGAATCGCGAATGGTGTTCAATGGATAGCCTTAATGCAAGCTCTAGCAACTCGCCATGAGTACTTCCCCATTGAAAGTTTCAAAATAACAGTCATTGCAACCTCTTCAAAGCATGTTATGGAGGAGACTGGTAAGTGGTTGACCAACTTTGCTAATACTCTAAAAATACCATTCTCTTTCAATATAATTATGGTATCAAACATGTTTGAGCTCAAAGAAGATAGTTTCGAATTGGACAACGATGAAACAATCGCAGTCTACTCTTCTTTTGCATTGAGGGGAATGATAGCACAGCCAGCTGAATTGGAGTCACTCATGAGAGTGATCAAAAGCTTGAATCCATGTGTTATGGTAATCACTGAAGTTGAAGCAAACCATAACTCACCAGCCTTTGTGAACAGATTCATTGAAGCTCTTTTCTTTTATGGAACACTATTTGATTGCCTTGAATCTTTCATGAAGAGGAATGAACCGAATCGAACTGAGGTTGAAGCAACTTATTGTTTTAAGGCAATCAGAAACATTGTGGCCACTgaaggaaaagaaagaaatataAGAAATGTGAAGATTGATGTATGGAGAGCATTCTTTGCCAGGTTTGGAATGGAAGAGCTTGAACTGAGTCCATCATCTATATACCAAGCTAATCTCATTGTCAACAGATTCCCAAGTGGGACTTATTGTACTCTTGGAATGAATGGAAAATGCCTTATGATGGGTTGGAAAG TGTTGCTGTTGTCACTTGAGACATGTTTGGAGAAATCCCAGTTGTGGTTTCAGATGTTGAatccaagaagaagaagaagaagaagaaacaatgTTCCATTTCCTTAA
- the LOC133031110 gene encoding cellulose synthase-like protein E6, whose amino-acid sequence MSTIDRMQRFSSGACRPREDNMGMGNCWIEGRTCSTSNSCSEEYEGSAREAFPWVRHTRDFSQGDTLNWRTSSLGRNPKIFENGCDSWYTPDHQYNSKYNDKEKQGLSNKIRLSAQISNAPIILNVDCDMYSNYSESVRDAMCFFLDKEKGHEIAYIQFPPAFENLIENDIYSGSLRLIMEVDLRGFDSNGGPCYIGTGCFHKRESLSGKKYNEASNKVLLEWKRKNEDKGISAEDKHFTMSSKYN is encoded by the exons ATGAGTACTATTGATAGGATGCAGAGATTTTCATCTGGTGCTTGCAGGCCAAGAGAAGATAACATGGGTATGGGTAACTGCTGGATTGAAGGAAGAACTTGCAGCACATCCAATAGTTGCAG TGAAGAATATGAAGGGTCTGCAAGAGAGGCATTTCCATGGGTGAGACACACAAGAGACTTCTCGCAGGGCGACACTCTAAATTGGAGAACTTCGAGCTTAGGCAGGAATCCCAAGATTTTCGAAAATGGTTGTGATTCATGGTATACTCCAGATCATCAATATAATAGCAAGTATAATGACAAAGAAAAACAGGGTCTATCAAACAAG ATAAGACTATCGGCCCAAATCAGCAATGCTCCGATAATTCTCAACGTGGATTGTGACATGTATTCGAACTACTCAGAATCAGTGAGAGATGCAATGTGCTTCTTTTTGGATAAAGAAAAGGGTCATGAGATTGCATATATTCAGTTTCCACCGGCATTTGAGAACCTCATAGAGAATGATATTTACAGTGGTTCCTTGAGACTTATAATGGAG GTTGATCTTCGAGGATTTGACTCTAATGGAGGGCCTTGCTATATTGGCACCGGGTGCTTTCATAAAAGGGAATCTCTTTCTGGTAAAAAATACAACGAGGCAAGTAATAAAGTATTACTCGAGTGGAAAAGAAAGAATGAAGATAAGGGAATTAGTGCAGAAGATAAGCATTTTACTATGAGTTCAAAGTACAATTAA
- the LOC115723500 gene encoding DELLA protein RGL1: MEEPSYGNTASNVGMKLSTDDILRIAGTKFIRCFDSQHAADNAPSMMLRHPFESSFYGLSIEETKNVELVELLLSCAARVDCKKFELGSKLLGQCELLCSATGNPVQRVVYYLCQALRERIDKETGRLIVLSLKTVQLTVERFDIDKALMTLNPSLHAYHQNIPFCQLAIFAGIQAIIENVRKAKKVHIIDLGIRSGSHWTVLMQALASSCHESQLELLKITAVGTSARSAIEETGERLLSFAKTMNIPLSFKIVMVPDMSHLKEDLFELDCNETVAVYSSYSLRIFLSEPDQLEHLMKVVRNLNPCVMVLIEMEGNHNSPVFVNRFVEALFFYGTMFDCFETCMERNDPNRMLFEATYCFEAIRNIVATEGEERKIRIVKIDVWRAFFARFGMEELELSPSSIYQANLIADRFPSGTHCNLEINGKCLMMGWKGTPVQSLSVWRFHRCNNIN; the protein is encoded by the coding sequence atgGAGGAACCAAGTTATGGTAATACAGCTAGCAATGTAGGGATGAAATTGTCAACAGATGACATTTTGAGAATTGCAGGAACAAAATTTATTCGATGTTTTGATTCCCAGCATGCTGCTGACAATGCTCCTTCCATGATGCTCAGGCACCCTTTTGAATCATCTTTTTATGGTCTTTCCATAGAAGAAACTAAAAACGTTGAGCTTGTGGAGTTGCTTCTTTCTTGTGCTGCGAGAGTAGACTGTAAAAAGTTTGAACTTGGGAGCAAATTGCTCGGCCAATGTGAGCTGTTATGTTCTGCAACAGGGAATCCAGTTCAAAGAGTGGTTTACTATTTATGTCAAGCTCTTAGAGAAAGGATTGACAAAGAAACCGGACGACTTATAGTGTTAAGTTTGAAGACTGTTCAGCTGACCGTTGAGCGGTTTGATATTGATAAGGCGCTCATGACTCTAAATCCCTCTCTCCATGCCTATCACCAGAATATTCCGTTCTGTCAGCTGGCTATTTTTGCAGGAATCCAAGCCATTATTGAGAATGTCAGGAAAGCGAAGAAGGTTCACATAATTGATCTAGGAATAAGGAGCGGTTCACACTGGACTGTCCTAATGCAAGCTCTTGCTTCTTCTTGTCATGAATCTCAACTCGAGCTTCTCAAGATTACTGCTGTGGGAACTTCTGCAAGATCTGCAATTGAGGAAACAGGAGAGAGGTTGTTGAGTTTCGCCAAGACAATGAATATACCTTTGTCTTTTAAGATAGTGATGGTACCAGACATGTCCCATCTTAAAGAAGACCTTTTCGAGCTAGATTGTAATGAAACAGTAGCTGTCTACTCTTCATATTCACTTAGGATCTTTCTTTCAGAGCCAGATCAATTGGAGCATTTAATGAAAGTGGTAAGGAACTTAAATCCATGTGTGATGGTTTTAATTGAAATGGAAGGTAACCATAACTCGCCAGTTTTTGTTAACCGATTTGTTGAAGCCCTTTTCTTCTATGGCACAATGTTTGATTGCTTTGAAACTTGTATGGAAAGGAATGATCCTAATCGAATGCTGTTTGAAGCAACTTATTGTTTTGAGGCTATCAGAAACATTGTGGCCACTGAGGGAGAGGAGAGGAAGATAAGAATTGTAAAGATTGATGTATGGAGAGCTTTCTTTGCCAGGTTTGGAATGGAAGAACTCGAGTTGAGTCCTTCGTCTATATACCAAGCTAATCTCATTGCTGACAGATTCCCAAGTGGGACTCACTGTAATCTTGAAATTAATGGAAAATGTCTAATGATGGGTTGGAAAGGTACACCAGTTCAATCTCTTTCTGTTTGGAGATTCCATCGATGTAACAatataaactag
- the LOC115723133 gene encoding DELLA protein RGL1-like, protein MFGGDSRITEIPDVDSDVESKKEKECPISLAAFEILRKYSSGVKKMKRDSVMEEPSCDTTSNEGMKLSTDDILRIAGTRFIQCFDSHHAADQAPFMMLRHPFESSFYGLSIEDTKDVELVEFLLSSAQKVECQQFERGSKLLSHCELLCSATGNPVQRVVYYFCQALRERIDRETGRHIVLSLQSIQQTFQQFNLDEAMVTITATYHAIHQDIPFCQLSIFAGIQAIIENVKEAKKIHIIDLGIRSGSQWTILMQALASSCHESQLELLKITAIGTTSKPAIEETGERLLSFAKTINIPLSFKIVMVSDMSDLKQDLFELDSDEAVAVYSSHVLRSLLPEPDKMESLMKVVRNLDPCVMVVTEMEANHNSPFFVNRFIEALFFYGTLFDCIDFFMERTEPNRMVIEATYCCQAIRNIVAAEGEERKIRNVKIDVWRAFFGRFGMEELELSSSSIYQANLIVDRFSCRTYCTLEMNGKCLVLCWKGTPVLSLSVWRFH, encoded by the coding sequence ATGTTTGGAGGAGATAGCAGGATTACTGAAATCCCAGATGTGGATTCAGATGTTGAATCCAAGAAGGAGAAAGAGTGTCCGATTTCATTAGCAGCTTTTGAGATCCTAAGGAAGTATAGCAGTGGAGTAAAGAAGATGAAGCGAGATAGTGTTATGGAAGAACCGAGTTGTGATACAACAAGCAATGAAGGGATGAAATTGTCAACAGATGACATTTTGAGAATTGCTGGAACAAGATTCATTCAATGTTTCGATTCTCATCATGCTGCTGATCAAGCTCCTTTCATGATGCTCAGACACCCTTTTGAATCATCCTTCTATGGCCTTTCCATTGAAGATACTAAAGATGTTGAGCTTGTGGAGTTTCTTCTTTCATCTGCTCAGAAAGTAGAATGTCAACAGTTCGAACGAGGGAGCAAATTGCTTAGCCATTGTGAGCTGTTATGTTCTGCAACAGGAAATCCAGTTCAAAGAGTGGTTTACTATTTCTGTCAAGCTCTTAGAGAAAGGATTGATAGAGAAACCGGACGACACATAGTGTTGAGTTTGCAGTCAATTCAGCAGACATTTCAGCAGTTTAATCTGGATGAAGCGATGGTGACTATAACCGCCACTTACCATGCAATTCACCAGGACATTCCATTTTGTCAGCTTTCTATCTTTGCAGGAATTCAAGCCATTATCGAGAATGTCAAGGAAGCGAAGAAGATTCACATAATCGACCTTGGAATAAGGAGCGGTTCACAATGGACTATCCTGATGCAAGCTCTTGCTTCATCTTGTCATGAATCTCAACTTGAGCTTCTCAAGATTACTGCTATTGGAACTACTTCAAAACCTGCAATTGAGGAAACAGGAGAGAGATTGTTGAGTTTTGCCAAGACCATTAATATACCTTTGTCTTTTAAGATAGTGATGGTATCAGACATGTCAGATCTTAAACAAGACCTTTTCGAGCTAGATTCTGATGAGGCAGTAGCTGTTTACTCTTCACATGTACTTAGGAGCTTGCTTCCAGAGCCTGATAAAATGGAATCTTTAATGAAAGTGGTAAGGAACTTAGATCCATGTGTGATGGTTGTAACCGAAATGGAAGCAAACCACAACTCGCCTTTTTTTGTTAACCGTTTCATTGAAGCCCTTTTCTTCTATGGCACACTATTTGATTGCATTGACTTTTTCATGGAAAGAACTGAGCCAAATCGGATGGTGATTGAAGCAACTTATTGTTGTCAGGCAATCAGAAACATTGTGGCTGCAGAAGGAGAAGAGAGAAAGATAAGAAATGTTAAGATTGATGTGTGGAGAGCTTTCTTTGGGAGGTTTGGAATGGAAGAGCTTGAATTGAGTTCATCATCTATATACCAAGCTAATCTCATTGTTGACAGATTCTCATGTAGGACTTACTGTACTCTTGAGATGAATGGAAAATGCCTTGTGTTGTGTTGGAAGGGTACACCAGTTCTATCTCTTTCTGTTTGGAGATTCCATTGA
- the LOC115722004 gene encoding DELLA protein RGL1-like, giving the protein MEELNNNKYQVDFYEGETWEDRDNENYLSSSDFRYVQDDHFLDEGILFSKNQHKELQEEQISDYELLNDTGVTVDSPSLETCLEEIARFNEIPTLVSNVESKKEKDYPISLASFEILRNYSSGVKKMNGERVMEEPSYDKTSNEEKKLSTDDILRIGGTRFIQCFNSQQAAADHVPSMMLNHPFESSFYGLSIEEIRDVELVELLLSCAERVESQQFEWGSKLLNQCEMLCSVSGNPIERVVYYFCRALRARIDKETERHMVLSLQTFQQFNPDKAMMSLNATHHAMHEEIPFSQLCIFAGIQAIIENVIEAKKIHIIDLGIRSGSQWTVLMQALASSNHESPPLELLRITSIGTTSKDLIEETGERLLSFAKTINIPLSFKIVMVSDMSHLKEDLFELESDETVAVYSSYLLRSFLSEPDQLESLVKVVRNLNPCVMVVTEIEANHNSPVFVNRFIEALFFYGAYFDCLENFMKREDENRMVCESLYFGTGIKNMVASEGKQRKIRHVTIDVWKAFFTRYGFKDVELSSSSLYQAKLILKKFSCENSCTLDVNGKCLIVRWKGTPILSLSVWKII; this is encoded by the coding sequence ATGGAAGAACTCAATAATAATAAGTACCAAGTTGATTTTTATGAAGGAGAAACTTGGGAAGACAGAGATAATGAAAATTACCTTTCTTCTTCTGATTTCAGATATGTTCAAGATGATCATTTTTTAGATGAAGGAATTCTTTTCTCCAAGAATCAACATAAGGAACTGCAGGAAGAACAAATTTCAGATTATGAGTTACTTAATGATACTGGAGTAACTGTAGATTCGCCTTCGCTTGAGACATGTTTGGAGGAGATTGCAAGGTTTAATGAAATCCCAACTTTGGTTTCAAATGTTGAATCCAAGAAGGAGAAAGATTATCCAATTTCATTAGCTTCTTTtgagatattaaggaactatagtAGTGGAGTAAAGAAGATGAATGGAGAAAGAGTTATGGAGGAACCGAGTTATGATAAAACAAGCAATGAAGAGAAGAAATTGTCAACAGATGACATTTTGAGGATTGGTGGAACAAGATTTATTCAGTGTTTCAATTCTCAACAGGCTGCTGCTGATCATGTTCCTTCTATGATGCTCAACCACCCTTTTGAATCTTCTTTCTATGGCCTTTCCATTGAAGAAATTAGAGATGTAGAGCTTGTTGAGTTGCTCCTTTCTTGTGCTGAGAGAGTAGAATCTCAGCAGTTCGAATGGGGAAGCAAACTACTCAACCAGTGTGAGATGTTATGTTCTGTTTCAGGAAATCCAATTGAAAGAGTAGTTTACTATTTCTGTAGAGCTCTCAGAGCAAGGATTGACAAAGAAACCGAACGCCACATGGTGTTGAGTTTGCAGACATTTCAGCAGTTTAATCCAGATAAAGCGATGATGAGCTTAAATGCGACACACCATGCTATGCATGAAGAGATTCCATTCTCTCAGCTGTGTATTTTTGCAGGAATTCAAGCCATTATTGAGAATGTCATTGAAGCAAAGAAGATTCACATAATTGATCTTGGAATAAGGAGTGGTTCACAATGGACTGTCCTAATGCAAGCTCTTGCTTCTTCTAATCATGAATCTCCTCCACTTGAGCTTCTAAGGATCACTTCTATAGGGACTACTTCGAAAGATCTCATCGAGGaaacaggtgaaaggttgttgAGTTTTGCCAAGACCATTAACATACCTTTGTCTTTCAAGATAGTTATGGTATCAGATATGTCTCATCTAAAAGAAGACCTTTTCGAGTTAGAGTCTGATGAAACAGTAGCTGTCTACTCTTCATATTTACTTAGGAGCTTTCTTTCAGAGCCAGATCAACTGGAGTCTTTAGTCAAAGTAGTAAGGAACTTAAATCCATGTGTGATGGTTGTTACTGAGATTGAAGCAAACCACAACTCACCAGTTTTTGTGAACCGTTTCATTGAAGCTCTTTTCTTTTATGGGGCCTATTTCGATTGCCTTGAGAATTTCATGAAAAGAGAAGATGAAAATAGGATGGTTTGTGAGTCATTATACTTTGGAACAGGAATAAAAAACATGGTGGCATCTGAGGGAAAACAAAGGAAGATCAGACATGTCACAATTGATGTATGGAAGGCGTTTTTTACTCGGTATGGATTCAAAGATGTTGAACTCAGCTCTTCATCATTATACCAAGCCAAGCTCATACTCAAAAAGTTTTCTTGTGAAAATTCTTGCACTCTTGATGTGAATGGAAAATGCTTAATTGTAAGATGGAAGGGTACACCAATTCTATCTCTTTCTGTTTGGAAAATCATCTAA
- the LOC115722005 gene encoding nicotianamine synthase, producing MEYEQESLVVKVSEIYEKISKLESLNPSNQVNFLFTQLVLSCIPTCPIDVTKFSNRVKEMRSKLITLCGKAEGLLESHYSSLIGSYENPLKHISLFPYYSNYLKLSQLEFTMLSQNCSQLPNKVAFVGSGPLPLTSIVLASYHMKTTTFHNYDIDSMANSQACDLVSSDSDLSKRMFFHTSDIMNVSDVLKEYQVVFLAALVGMNKEEKTRVIDHLAKNMAPGAILLLRSAHGARVFLYPVIDPCDLQEFEVLSVFHPTDDVINSIIVARKKSMPLISLNQGLCSSKCYEIHGLNTLNHGNLIEELTIDEK from the coding sequence ATGGAATATGAACAAGAGTCTTTAGTGGTAAAAGTGAGTGAAATCTATGAAAAGATTTCAAAATTAGAAAGTCTCAACCCATCTAACCAAGTGAATTTTCTCTTCACTCAACTTGTTCTATCATGTATTCCCACTTGTCCCATTGATGTTACCAAATTTTCCAATAGGGTAAAGGAAATGAGGTCTAAACTAATTACCCTTTGTGGGAAAGCTGAGGGACTTCTAGAGAGTCATTATTCTAGTCTTATAGGATCATATGAGAATCCACTTAAGCATATTAGTCTTTTTCCTTACTATTCCAATTACCTTAAACTCAGCCAATTAGAGTTCACTATGCTAAGCCAAAACTGTTCTCAACTCCCTAACAAAGTGGCCTTTGTGGGATCTGGTCCCCTTCCTCTTACCTCTATTGTCTTAGCTTCATATCACatgaaaacaacaacatttcATAACTATGACATTGACTCAATGGCAAATTCCCAAGCTTGTGACTTGGTCTCATCAGATTCTGACTTGTCCAAAAGAATGTTCTTCCACACATCAGATATCATGAATGTCTCAGATGTGTTAAAGGAATATCAAGTAGTTTTCTTGGCAGCTCTAGTGGGAATGAACAAGGAGGAAAAAACTCGAGTTATCGATCATTTAGCTAAGAACATGGCACCGGGAGCTATTCTCCTTCTAAGGAGTGCACATGGAGCTAGAGTGTTCCTGTATCCTGTCATTGATCCTTGTGATCTTCAAGAATTTGAAGTTCTCTCAGTTTTTCATCCCACAGATGATGTTATCAATTCGATTATTGTTGCTCGTAAAAAATCCATGCCTTTAATCTCACTGAATCAAGGGCTTTGCTCTAGCAAATGCTATGAGATTCATGGTTTGAATACTCTAAACCATGGAAATTTGATTGAAGAACTTACCATTGATGAGAAGTGA
- the LOC115721934 gene encoding probable bifunctional TENA-E protein, whose amino-acid sequence MEKKGKTGMENEGVIDTWLRKHRLLYVGATKHPFILSISDGTIDISSFKTWLGQDYIFVRAFVPFVASLIVKAWKESDDRSDMEVILGGMAALNDELEWFKKEAFKWGVQLSHPLLPHKPNQEYCRFLESLMSVEANYTVAITAFWAIEAVYQESFALCLGDESRTPPELKETCQRWGSEAFGKYCSSLKHIANRRLKQASDDELKKAEVALLTVLEHEVEFWNMSRSGS is encoded by the exons ATGGAGAAGAAGGGAAAGACTGGAATGGAAAATGAAGGTGTGATCGACACGTGGCTTAGAAAACACCGTTTGCTATACGTTGGTGCCACTAAACACCCTTTCATTCTCAGCATTAGTGATGGCACCATTGATATCTCCTCTTTCAAAACATGGCTG GGACAGGATTACATCTTTGTTAGAGCTTTTGTTCCTTTTGTAGCGAGTTTGATTGTGAAAGCTTGGAAGGAGAGTGATGATAGGAGTGATATGGAGGTCATATTGGGTGGTATGGCTGCTTTGAATGATGAACTTGAATGGTTTAAGAAAGAGGCCTTTAAGTGGGGTGTTCAACTCTCTCACCCACTTCTTCCCCACAAACCAAATCAGGAATATTGCAG ATTTTTGGAGAGTTTAATGAGCGTGGAGGCCAATTATACAGTGGCAATAACTGCATTTTGGGCCATTGAAGCTGTGTACCAAGAGAGCTTTGCGTTGTGTTTGGGAGATGAGTCAAGAACCCCACCTGAACTGAAAGAGACTTGCCAAAGGTGGGGCAGTGAAGCCTTTGGTAAGTACTGTTCTTCTCTCAAACACATCGCCAACCGGCGTTTGAAACAGGCTTCGGATGATGAGCTCAAGAAAGCTGAAGTAGCACTCTTGACTGTTCTTGAGCATGAAGTTGAATTCTGGAACATGAGCCGTAGTGGTTCTTGA